Genomic window (Candidatus Nitrosocosmicus franklandus):
TATCACAAAAGGAATTAGACGTTAATAAAAAAATTTGTTTATTGCTAATAGGACATGGAAGTAGCGATAAGAGAGCACGGGAGGCTTTCTTGTTTACAGTTCAGCACTTAAAGACAGTTTACGAACATGTAAAGTTCTGCTTTCTTGAATTGGAACCTCCAAATATAGAAGAAGGTTTTAAGGAATGTCTCGAAAGTAAACCGGATGTAATAATTGTAGTCCCTTATTTTCTGCATAAAGGCATTCATATTCAAAAGGACATTTTAGTTGATTTAGAAAACGCAGAAAACAAATTTGGTTTTAGAGATGTTTTTGTCACTCCACATATTGGAGTAGACAATTCAGCAATCAATTTGATTATATCATTGGCAAAAGAAGCGGAGAAG
Coding sequences:
- a CDS encoding sirohydrochlorin chelatase, producing the protein MTRKALLIIDRGSKMKEVRDELQETCNLIKDKAGYDYVDYCFLEVIPPFIDEGIKKCVNHGVDSVTIVPYFLYPGMKLKDAVKRCASLIHSEKKKMVITKPLSYQPMVSEIVLDRIRSVISQKELDVNKKICLLLIGHGSSDKRAREAFLFTVQHLKTVYEHVKFCFLELEPPNIEEGFKECLESKPDVIIVVPYFLHKGIHIQKDILVDLENAENKFGFRDVFVTPHIGVDNSAINLIISLAKEAEKKSGLF